One genomic region from Stutzerimonas decontaminans encodes:
- the coaBC gene encoding bifunctional phosphopantothenoylcysteine decarboxylase/phosphopantothenate--cysteine ligase CoaBC, with the protein MQRLYRKRIVLGVGGGIAAYKSAELVRRLRDHGAEVRVVMTQGGREFITPLTLQALSGHPVHLDLLDPAAEAAMGHIELARWADLVLIAPATADLMARLAQGVANDLLTTVVLATNAPVALAPAMNQAMWADPATQANRELLLERGIRLFGPGSGSQACGDVGMGRMLEADELAQAAADCFATGLLTGKHLLITAGPTQENIDPVRYITNHSSGKMGFALAEAAAEAGARVTLVTGPVFLPTPDRVQRIDVVSARDMLAACEAAMPCDILIAAAAVADYRPEVVAPHKLKKDPTTGDGLLLQMVRNPDILATLASRADRPFCVGFAAETENLLEYATRKLRDKNLDLIVANDVANPSIGFNSEDNAVSVIDRQQHETRFGQASKGHIARALVAFIADRYKES; encoded by the coding sequence ATGCAGCGGCTGTATCGTAAACGCATCGTCCTGGGCGTCGGCGGCGGCATTGCCGCCTACAAGAGCGCCGAACTGGTCCGCCGCTTGCGCGACCACGGCGCTGAAGTCCGGGTGGTGATGACCCAGGGCGGGCGCGAATTCATCACGCCGCTCACCCTGCAGGCGCTCTCCGGCCATCCGGTTCATCTCGATCTGCTTGACCCCGCGGCGGAAGCGGCGATGGGGCATATCGAGCTGGCGCGCTGGGCCGATCTGGTATTGATCGCGCCGGCCACGGCCGACCTCATGGCCCGCCTCGCTCAGGGCGTCGCCAATGACCTGCTGACCACCGTGGTGCTGGCGACCAATGCCCCCGTCGCACTGGCGCCGGCGATGAACCAGGCGATGTGGGCCGATCCGGCCACTCAGGCCAATCGCGAATTGCTGTTGGAGCGCGGTATCCGCCTGTTCGGCCCCGGCTCCGGCAGCCAGGCCTGTGGCGATGTCGGCATGGGCCGCATGCTCGAGGCCGACGAACTCGCTCAGGCCGCCGCGGACTGCTTCGCGACCGGGCTGCTGACGGGCAAGCACCTGCTGATCACTGCCGGGCCGACCCAGGAAAACATCGATCCGGTGCGTTACATCACCAATCACAGCTCCGGCAAGATGGGCTTCGCCCTGGCCGAAGCCGCCGCCGAAGCCGGTGCGCGGGTCACGCTGGTTACCGGCCCGGTGTTCCTGCCGACGCCCGATCGGGTGCAGCGCATCGACGTGGTCAGCGCCCGCGACATGCTCGCCGCGTGCGAGGCCGCGATGCCCTGCGACATCCTCATTGCTGCAGCTGCCGTCGCCGACTACCGCCCGGAAGTGGTGGCACCGCACAAGCTGAAGAAAGACCCCACGACCGGTGACGGGCTCTTGCTGCAGATGGTGCGCAACCCAGACATTCTCGCCACGCTGGCCAGCCGCGCGGACCGCCCGTTCTGCGTCGGTTTCGCCGCGGAAACCGAGAACCTGCTGGAGTACGCCACGCGCAAGCTACGCGACAAGAACCTCGACCTGATCGTCGCCAACGACGTGGCCAACCCCAGCATCGGCTTCAACAGCGAAGATAACGCGGTCAGCGTGATCGATCGCCAGCAACACGAAACCCGCTTCGGCCAGGCCAGCAAGGGACATATCGCCCGCGCGCTGGTGGCCTTTATCGCCGACCGCTACAAAGAGTCCTGA
- a CDS encoding NAD(P)/FAD-dependent oxidoreductase, whose product MNHRASAPNDGVHAPSYYAATVNRELSFAPLQGEQRADVCVVGGGFSGLNTAIELAERGLSVVLLEAHRIGWGASGRNGGQLIRGVGHDVEQFTNILGEEGVDELKRMGFEAVDIVRQRIERYAIDCDLTWGYCDLATKPRHLKGFDEEYSDLLRLGYPHPLQRVSRPNLATVVGSQRYLGGLLDMGSGHLHPLNLALGEAAAAQSLGVRLFEQSAVERIEYGQQVKVHTAQGVVHADNLVLACNAYLNGLQPKLAGKVLPAGSYIIATERLPEPLQRELLPQNMAVCDQRVALDYFRLSADGRLLFGGACHYSGRDPKDIAAYMQPKMLEVFPQLIGIGIDYQWGGMIGIGANRLPQIGRLAEHPNVFYAQAYSGHGLNATHLAGRLLAEAIAAQESRGFELFAKVPHPTFPGGPALRSPLLAMGMLWYRLKDRF is encoded by the coding sequence ATGAATCACCGCGCATCCGCGCCGAACGACGGCGTACATGCTCCTTCCTACTATGCCGCGACCGTCAATCGCGAGCTCTCCTTTGCGCCATTGCAAGGCGAACAGCGGGCCGACGTTTGCGTCGTCGGTGGCGGCTTCTCGGGCCTCAATACCGCCATCGAACTGGCGGAGCGCGGTCTCAGCGTCGTGCTGCTGGAAGCTCATCGGATTGGCTGGGGCGCCAGCGGCCGCAACGGCGGTCAGCTGATTCGCGGCGTCGGCCATGACGTCGAACAATTCACCAACATCCTCGGTGAGGAAGGTGTCGACGAGCTCAAGCGCATGGGCTTCGAAGCCGTGGACATCGTCCGCCAGCGTATCGAGCGCTACGCCATCGACTGCGATCTGACCTGGGGCTATTGCGACCTCGCGACCAAACCGCGACACCTGAAAGGCTTCGACGAGGAATACTCCGACCTGCTGCGCCTCGGCTATCCGCATCCGCTGCAGCGTGTATCGCGCCCCAACCTGGCCACGGTGGTTGGCTCGCAGCGCTATCTGGGCGGTCTGCTGGACATGGGCTCGGGTCACCTGCATCCGCTGAATTTGGCACTCGGCGAAGCGGCGGCAGCCCAATCACTCGGCGTGCGTCTGTTCGAACAATCCGCTGTCGAGCGCATCGAATATGGCCAGCAGGTGAAAGTCCATACCGCGCAGGGCGTGGTGCACGCGGACAATCTGGTGCTGGCCTGCAACGCCTACCTCAACGGCCTGCAGCCGAAGCTGGCGGGGAAGGTTCTGCCGGCCGGCAGCTACATCATCGCCACCGAGCGACTGCCGGAACCGCTGCAGCGTGAACTGCTGCCGCAGAACATGGCGGTATGCGATCAGCGGGTGGCACTCGACTACTTCCGTCTCAGCGCCGATGGCCGATTGCTGTTCGGCGGTGCCTGCCACTACTCCGGCCGCGATCCGAAAGACATTGCCGCATACATGCAGCCGAAGATGCTCGAGGTCTTCCCGCAGCTGATCGGCATCGGAATCGATTACCAATGGGGCGGCATGATCGGCATCGGGGCCAACCGCCTGCCGCAGATCGGTCGGCTAGCGGAGCATCCCAACGTGTTTTATGCCCAGGCCTATTCTGGCCATGGGCTGAATGCCACGCACCTGGCCGGACGCCTGCTGGCCGAGGCTATCGCCGCGCAGGAAAGCCGCGGCTTCGAGCTGTTCGCCAAGGTACCGCATCCGACCTTCCCCGGCGGACCGGCATTGCGCTCGCCGCTGCTGGCAATGGGCATGCTCTGGTATCGACTGAAGGACCGATTCTGA
- a CDS encoding Lrp/AsnC ligand binding domain-containing protein has protein sequence MRTRHQTRRELDKIDRHILRILQAEGRLPFTELGERVGLSTTPCTERVRRLEREGIIMGYSARLNPQHLKAGLLVFVEISLAYKSGDIFEEFRRAVLKLPHVLECHLVSGDFDYLVKARISEMASYRKLLGDILLKLPHVRESKSYIVMEEIKESLDLPVPD, from the coding sequence TTGAGAACCCGGCATCAGACACGCCGCGAACTGGACAAGATCGACCGCCATATCCTGCGCATTCTGCAAGCCGAAGGGCGCTTGCCCTTCACCGAGCTGGGCGAGCGTGTCGGCCTGTCCACCACGCCCTGTACCGAGCGAGTGCGCCGGCTGGAACGCGAGGGCATCATCATGGGCTACTCGGCGCGGCTGAATCCGCAACATCTGAAGGCCGGCCTGCTGGTGTTCGTCGAAATCAGCCTGGCGTACAAGTCCGGCGACATCTTCGAGGAATTCCGCCGTGCTGTGCTCAAGCTGCCGCACGTGCTCGAATGCCACTTGGTTTCCGGTGACTTCGATTACCTGGTCAAGGCGCGCATCTCGGAAATGGCCTCCTACCGCAAATTGCTCGGCGACATCCTGCTGAAGCTGCCCCATGTGCGCGAGTCGAAGAGCTATATCGTGATGGAGGAGATTAAGGAGTCGCTTGACCTGCCGGTGCCGGATTAG
- a CDS encoding PaaI family thioesterase yields MSDQSYPAATLQQVESSLTGFFQDLGCQLKEYGPECVVVELLLLPRHLNNASNLHGGVTATLLDVAMGLCGTWVEQPEQRRVATTLSMNVNFSAPAPAGSRIRAVAVCRSAGHKVFMASCDLLDEKDQLLAFGEGVYKRGKLRSELP; encoded by the coding sequence ATGTCCGATCAGTCCTATCCCGCCGCCACGCTGCAACAGGTAGAAAGCTCGTTGACCGGGTTCTTCCAGGACCTGGGTTGCCAGCTCAAGGAGTACGGCCCGGAGTGCGTGGTGGTCGAACTGCTGTTGTTGCCGCGCCACCTGAACAACGCCAGCAACCTGCACGGCGGCGTCACGGCGACCCTGCTGGACGTGGCGATGGGGCTCTGCGGAACCTGGGTCGAACAGCCGGAACAGCGCCGCGTGGCGACCACGCTGTCGATGAACGTGAACTTCAGCGCACCGGCTCCAGCCGGTAGCCGCATCCGTGCTGTCGCTGTCTGCCGCTCCGCGGGGCACAAGGTGTTCATGGCCAGCTGCGACCTGCTGGACGAGAAGGACCAGTTGCTGGCCTTCGGCGAAGGCGTATACAAGCGCGGCAAACTGCGCAGCGAGCTGCCCTGA
- the radC gene encoding RadC family protein, whose protein sequence is MSIRDWPAAERPREKLLEQGAAALSDAELLAIFLRTGVAGKSAVDLARHLLAEFGSLRALLEAELDQFSAHLGLGPAKFAQLQAVLEMGRRHLAERLRRDSALESPQAVRDYLKARLRHEPHELFGCLFLDSKHRVLAFEVLFHGTIDGASVYPRQVVKRALAQNAAAVILTHNHPSGVAEPSQADRQLTQRLKEALALIDVRVLDHFIVGDGEPLSMAEYGWM, encoded by the coding sequence ATGAGCATACGTGACTGGCCGGCGGCAGAGAGGCCGCGGGAAAAGCTACTCGAACAGGGCGCAGCCGCGCTTTCCGACGCCGAATTGCTGGCGATATTCCTGCGCACCGGGGTCGCCGGCAAAAGCGCGGTGGACCTCGCCCGCCATCTGCTCGCCGAGTTCGGCAGCCTGCGGGCGTTGTTGGAGGCGGAGCTCGATCAGTTCAGCGCGCACCTGGGCCTGGGGCCGGCGAAATTCGCTCAGCTGCAGGCCGTGCTGGAGATGGGTCGCCGGCATCTGGCCGAACGGTTGCGGCGCGATTCGGCGCTGGAGTCGCCCCAGGCGGTGCGCGACTATCTCAAGGCGCGCCTGCGTCACGAGCCGCATGAGCTGTTTGGCTGCCTGTTTCTCGACTCCAAGCATCGCGTACTGGCGTTCGAAGTGCTGTTCCACGGCACCATCGATGGCGCCAGCGTCTACCCACGGCAGGTGGTCAAGCGCGCCCTTGCGCAGAATGCGGCCGCGGTCATCCTCACCCACAACCACCCATCGGGCGTGGCCGAGCCGAGCCAGGCCGACCGCCAGCTGACCCAGCGGCTGAAAGAAGCGCTGGCGCTGATCGATGTGCGGGTGCTCGATCACTTCATCGTCGGTGACGGCGAGCCGCTGTCGATGGCCGAATACGGCTGGATGTGA
- a CDS encoding 3-hydroxyacyl-CoA dehydrogenase gives MFERIGIVGAGAMGRGIAQLFASAGKQVWLHDARSESISEALRFNRELLERGVAKGRLSVAELDATLPRMQAAPALADLSGCDLVIEAIVENLEAKQALFIELESLLAEDAVLATNTSSLSVTRIAAACRRPERVAGFHFFNPVPLMKLVEVVRGERSDPQVIQRLVQLAERAGHFPAITPDTPGFLVNHAGRAYSTEAQRILAEGIADAEQIDRILRDGPGFRMGPFELFDLTGLDISHAVMESVYQQFYQDPRYTPSYQAAQRVAAGLLGRKTGQGYYRYENGQQIRTPEPPMPLVSVERPFWLDSQDTQLRGWLAALLCEAGTQLETGERPSSRAICLVTPLGEDASTMIARLGLPATRSIAFDLFADFDRRRVLMRQPALDPALEAQARQALSHDGVPVEVINDSPGFVNQRVVASIVNLGCEIAQKGIADPQTLDRAITLALGYPKGPVGFAEHYGAARILAILQNMQGCYGGEARYRPSPWLRRRVQLSLPVTAPDQPDIAR, from the coding sequence ATGTTTGAGCGTATCGGTATCGTCGGCGCGGGCGCCATGGGTCGCGGGATCGCGCAATTGTTCGCCAGCGCCGGCAAGCAGGTGTGGTTGCACGATGCGCGCAGCGAGTCGATCAGCGAGGCACTGCGCTTCAACCGCGAACTGCTCGAACGCGGCGTGGCCAAGGGGCGGCTGAGCGTCGCCGAGCTGGACGCCACGTTGCCCCGCATGCAGGCGGCACCCGCGCTGGCTGATCTGTCAGGCTGCGATCTGGTGATCGAGGCGATCGTCGAGAATCTCGAGGCCAAGCAGGCGTTGTTCATCGAGCTGGAGTCCTTGCTCGCCGAGGACGCGGTGCTGGCGACCAACACCTCATCGCTTTCGGTCACGCGCATCGCCGCCGCCTGCCGGCGTCCGGAGCGGGTGGCGGGTTTTCACTTCTTTAATCCGGTGCCGCTGATGAAGCTGGTCGAGGTGGTGCGCGGTGAGCGCAGCGATCCGCAGGTCATCCAGCGGCTGGTACAGCTGGCCGAACGGGCCGGGCATTTCCCGGCAATCACGCCGGACACTCCCGGCTTTCTGGTCAACCACGCCGGCCGCGCCTACAGCACCGAGGCGCAGCGCATCCTTGCCGAGGGTATCGCCGATGCCGAGCAGATCGACCGCATCCTGCGCGACGGGCCGGGCTTTCGCATGGGGCCGTTCGAGCTGTTCGATCTCACTGGGCTGGATATTTCCCATGCGGTGATGGAGTCGGTGTATCAACAGTTCTATCAGGACCCGCGCTATACGCCGTCCTACCAGGCCGCCCAGCGGGTCGCCGCCGGTTTGCTTGGACGCAAGACCGGCCAGGGCTACTACCGCTACGAGAACGGCCAGCAGATCCGCACGCCGGAGCCACCAATGCCGCTGGTATCCGTCGAGCGCCCGTTCTGGCTGGACAGTCAGGATACCCAATTGCGCGGCTGGCTGGCGGCGTTGTTGTGCGAGGCTGGTACGCAGCTGGAAACCGGCGAGAGGCCATCGTCGCGCGCCATCTGCCTAGTCACCCCTTTAGGCGAGGATGCCAGCACGATGATCGCTCGGTTGGGTTTGCCCGCCACGCGCAGTATTGCTTTCGACCTGTTCGCCGATTTCGATCGGCGTCGGGTGCTGATGCGCCAGCCGGCGCTCGACCCTGCTCTCGAAGCACAGGCGCGGCAGGCACTGAGTCACGATGGCGTGCCGGTCGAGGTGATCAACGACTCACCCGGTTTCGTCAATCAGCGGGTGGTGGCAAGCATCGTCAACCTGGGCTGCGAGATCGCCCAGAAGGGCATCGCCGATCCGCAAACGCTGGACCGCGCGATCACTTTGGCGCTGGGCTATCCGAAGGGGCCGGTGGGATTTGCCGAGCACTACGGCGCCGCACGAATCCTCGCCATCCTGCAAAACATGCAAGGCTGTTACGGCGGCGAGGCGCGTTATCGCCCGAGCCCCTGGTTGCGCCGGCGCGTGCAGCTCTCGCTACCAGTGACCGCACCTGATCAGCCTGACATTGCCCGTTGA
- the dut gene encoding dUTP diphosphatase, whose product MHALQAKILDPRLGQDFPLPEYATPGSAGLDLRAMLQQDTVLEPGQTLLIPTGLAIHIGDPGLAALILPRSGLGHKHGIVLGNLVGLIDSDYQGELMVSCWNRGQSAFTIAVGERIAQLMLVPVVQARFELVDSFDSSDRGAGGFGHSGSH is encoded by the coding sequence ATGCACGCACTTCAAGCCAAGATTCTCGACCCTCGCCTCGGCCAGGACTTCCCGCTTCCCGAATATGCGACACCGGGCTCTGCCGGCCTCGACCTGCGCGCCATGCTGCAGCAGGACACCGTCCTCGAGCCGGGACAGACGCTGCTGATCCCCACCGGTCTTGCCATCCACATCGGCGACCCGGGACTCGCGGCGCTGATCCTGCCGCGTTCGGGCCTGGGCCATAAGCACGGCATCGTGCTCGGCAACCTGGTCGGATTGATCGACTCGGATTACCAGGGCGAGCTGATGGTGTCCTGCTGGAACCGCGGCCAGAGTGCCTTCACCATCGCCGTCGGCGAACGCATTGCGCAGCTGATGCTGGTGCCGGTGGTACAGGCCCGCTTCGAACTGGTCGACAGCTTTGACAGCAGTGATCGTGGCGCCGGCGGCTTCGGACACTCCGGCAGCCACTGA
- a CDS encoding Mpo1 family 2-hydroxy fatty acid dioxygenase: MKTLTDHLAQYAAYHRDPRNLLTHFIGIPLIVLAVAVLLSRPGMDVAGIWLSPAALVSLAAALFYLRLDLRYGLLMSVVLLLCIWLGARLASATTAVWLGVGLGLFVLGWVIQFVGHYFEGRKPAFVDDLTGLIIGPLFVAAELGFMLGLREPLRLAIEARVGPVRLRESAAHG; this comes from the coding sequence ATGAAAACCCTCACCGATCACCTGGCACAGTACGCGGCCTATCATCGTGACCCGCGCAACCTGCTGACCCATTTCATCGGCATCCCGCTGATCGTGCTGGCGGTAGCTGTGTTGCTGTCGCGGCCCGGCATGGACGTGGCCGGAATATGGCTCAGCCCGGCCGCACTGGTCTCGCTCGCCGCGGCGCTGTTCTATCTACGCCTCGATCTGCGTTATGGCCTGCTGATGAGCGTGGTGCTGCTGCTGTGCATCTGGTTGGGCGCGCGGCTTGCCAGTGCGACGACGGCAGTGTGGCTGGGTGTTGGGCTGGGGTTGTTCGTGCTTGGCTGGGTCATCCAGTTCGTCGGGCATTATTTCGAGGGGCGCAAACCGGCCTTCGTCGATGACCTAACCGGGCTGATCATCGGGCCGCTGTTCGTCGCCGCTGAACTCGGATTCATGCTCGGCCTGCGCGAGCCGCTGCGCCTCGCCATCGAAGCGCGCGTCGGGCCGGTGCGTCTGCGCGAGTCGGCCGCCCACGGCTGA
- a CDS encoding phospholipase D family protein — protein MRAYLTLLLVTLVVGCASHPQPSESYSVAPDASPLGRRIQQLAAQQPHGYSGYRLLAESTEAFTARTEMIRAAQLSLDVQYYIVHDGMTTRALIDELLQAADRGVRVRLLLDDTTSDGHDYRIGTLAAHPNIQIRVFNPLHLGRSNAVTRTMGRLLHLSLQHRRMHNKLMLVDGSLAIVGGRNLGDEYFDADQAFNFTDIDLLSAGPVAEQLARSFDEYWNNQLSVPIQRFLWWQPKPSGLDKARKQLRDYLQQARQDNSEQYQRLMQYKQDPQLQQWLDDLIWAPGEAMWDAPEKLLAEGIPATSLLLTTQLAPTMQTVSRELTLVSAYFVPTDSGVEYLADRTGAGVTVRILTNSLEATDVPAVHGGYAPYREAMLELGVRLFELRRQPEQEPSYSFLGESESSLHSKAAVFDQEKVFVGSLNLDPRSVLWNSEVGVLVESQELAREVQRLTLEGMSPALSYEVRLEERGGRKQLVWIAEDDGRLRVIDKEPGGLWRRFNAWFAEIIGLEKML, from the coding sequence TTGCGCGCTTACCTGACCCTTCTGCTGGTAACACTTGTGGTTGGCTGTGCCAGCCATCCCCAACCGAGTGAGTCCTACTCCGTGGCGCCGGATGCATCGCCGCTCGGACGACGCATCCAGCAGCTCGCTGCGCAGCAGCCGCACGGCTACTCCGGTTATCGTCTGCTAGCGGAAAGCACCGAAGCATTCACCGCGCGCACCGAGATGATTCGCGCGGCACAGCTCAGCCTCGACGTGCAGTACTACATCGTCCATGACGGCATGACCACCCGCGCGCTGATCGACGAGCTGCTGCAGGCCGCCGACCGCGGCGTGCGGGTGCGCCTGCTGCTGGACGACACCACCAGCGACGGGCACGACTACCGCATCGGCACCCTGGCAGCACACCCCAACATCCAGATCCGCGTCTTCAACCCTCTTCATCTCGGGCGCAGCAATGCGGTTACCCGCACCATGGGGCGACTGCTGCACCTGTCGTTGCAGCATCGACGGATGCACAACAAGCTGATGCTGGTCGACGGCAGCCTGGCTATCGTCGGCGGGCGCAACCTGGGCGATGAGTATTTCGATGCCGATCAAGCCTTCAACTTCACCGATATCGACCTGCTTAGTGCCGGCCCGGTGGCCGAGCAGCTGGCGCGCAGTTTCGATGAGTACTGGAACAATCAGCTGAGCGTGCCGATCCAGCGATTTCTCTGGTGGCAGCCGAAACCCAGCGGGCTGGACAAGGCACGCAAACAGCTGCGTGACTACCTGCAGCAGGCCAGGCAGGACAACAGCGAGCAGTATCAGCGGCTGATGCAGTACAAGCAGGATCCGCAACTGCAGCAATGGCTGGACGACCTCATCTGGGCGCCCGGCGAGGCGATGTGGGACGCTCCGGAGAAGCTGCTCGCCGAAGGCATACCGGCCACCTCACTGCTGCTGACGACCCAGCTCGCACCGACCATGCAGACCGTAAGTCGCGAGCTGACCCTGGTTTCCGCCTACTTCGTGCCCACCGACAGCGGCGTGGAGTATCTGGCAGATCGCACTGGCGCAGGCGTCACCGTGCGCATCCTCACCAACTCCCTGGAGGCCACCGACGTCCCGGCCGTGCATGGCGGCTACGCGCCCTATCGCGAGGCCATGCTGGAGCTTGGTGTGCGCCTGTTCGAACTGCGCCGGCAACCGGAGCAGGAGCCGTCCTACAGCTTTCTCGGCGAGTCGGAGTCGAGCCTGCACAGCAAGGCAGCGGTGTTCGACCAGGAAAAGGTATTTGTCGGCTCGTTGAACCTCGACCCTCGTTCCGTGCTGTGGAACAGCGAGGTCGGCGTTCTGGTGGAAAGCCAGGAGCTGGCCCGCGAGGTTCAGCGACTCACGCTGGAGGGTATGTCGCCGGCGCTCAGCTACGAGGTACGCCTGGAGGAGCGCGGCGGCCGCAAGCAGCTGGTATGGATCGCCGAGGATGATGGGCGGTTGCGCGTGATCGATAAGGAACCGGGCGGGCTCTGGCGGCGCTTCAATGCCTGGTTCGCCGAGATCATCGGCCTGGAGAAGATGCTCTAG
- a CDS encoding methyl-accepting chemotaxis protein produces the protein MSPAYRHPKLVAFHAALIIALLLVHYWLVPPLAVTAILLLAAALWPWFSASLAANADAATTDDTPRAFAELSKNLSRNTCHNALSAAQVAYSAEQLASRLQSQLQAVSEIANGAQAIASTEQDSAERARHTLDAAQAVRQRSDAGQAELQKAIERMQQLSAQTQASRELIDGLSARTEEIRRITDVIQSIASQTNLLALNAAIEAARAGEAGRGFAVVADEVRSLAARTSSATEEVGRMVGDIRQQSEAVVSYIQRQASELDAAAEQIAATGEQLSGIAGLAGSVESQVEQITTGTADNHQRLTGQFVALDQLRADALDSEKQTRQLEQAAERLVAQAESASEQLAEVQLDDYHQAMFNLARQGAAAIAARFEADIAAGRVSLDDLFDRNYRAQPNTNPVKYQTRFDRYADEVLPAVQEPLLQQHSALVYAIATTPEGYVPTHNRAFSQPPVGNPEIDRVKSRSKRLFNDRTGGRCGSHQRRVLLQTYSRDTGELMHDLSVPIMVNGRHWGGLRLGYRPEE, from the coding sequence ATGAGCCCCGCCTACCGCCATCCCAAGCTTGTGGCGTTTCACGCCGCGTTGATCATAGCTTTGTTGCTTGTGCACTACTGGCTGGTCCCGCCGCTGGCAGTGACGGCGATATTGTTACTCGCTGCAGCGCTGTGGCCCTGGTTCAGTGCGTCCCTGGCGGCGAATGCCGACGCCGCGACCACTGACGATACGCCACGCGCCTTCGCCGAACTGAGCAAGAACCTCTCGCGCAATACCTGTCACAACGCCTTGTCGGCTGCCCAGGTCGCCTACAGCGCCGAGCAGCTGGCCAGCCGCCTGCAATCGCAACTGCAGGCGGTGAGCGAAATCGCCAACGGTGCACAGGCCATCGCCAGCACCGAGCAGGACAGTGCCGAGCGCGCCCGCCATACGCTGGACGCCGCGCAGGCGGTACGCCAGCGCAGCGATGCCGGGCAGGCCGAGCTGCAGAAGGCGATCGAGCGCATGCAGCAGCTCAGTGCGCAGACTCAGGCCAGCCGCGAGCTGATCGACGGGCTCTCCGCGCGTACTGAAGAGATCCGCCGGATCACCGACGTGATCCAGTCCATTGCCAGCCAGACCAACCTGCTCGCCCTCAACGCCGCCATCGAGGCCGCGCGGGCCGGTGAGGCCGGGCGCGGTTTCGCCGTGGTGGCCGATGAGGTCCGCAGTCTGGCGGCGCGCACTTCCAGCGCTACCGAGGAAGTCGGCCGCATGGTCGGCGACATCCGCCAGCAGAGCGAAGCGGTAGTCAGCTATATCCAGCGTCAGGCCAGCGAACTGGACGCTGCTGCCGAACAGATCGCCGCCACTGGCGAGCAGCTCAGCGGCATTGCCGGCCTGGCCGGCAGCGTCGAAAGTCAGGTGGAGCAGATCACCACTGGCACCGCCGACAACCATCAGCGCCTGACCGGTCAGTTCGTCGCCCTCGATCAGTTGCGCGCCGACGCGCTGGACAGCGAAAAGCAGACCCGGCAGCTCGAACAGGCCGCGGAACGGCTGGTGGCGCAAGCCGAGAGTGCCAGCGAGCAGCTGGCCGAGGTTCAGCTCGACGATTACCACCAGGCGATGTTCAACCTGGCTCGCCAAGGGGCGGCAGCGATTGCCGCGCGATTCGAGGCGGACATTGCCGCCGGACGCGTCAGTCTCGATGACCTGTTCGATCGCAATTATCGGGCGCAGCCCAATACCAATCCGGTCAAATACCAGACTCGCTTCGACCGCTACGCTGACGAGGTGCTGCCGGCGGTTCAGGAACCGCTGCTGCAGCAGCATTCGGCGCTGGTCTATGCCATCGCCACGACGCCCGAAGGCTACGTGCCGACGCACAACCGTGCCTTCAGCCAGCCGCCGGTGGGCAACCCGGAAATCGATCGGGTCAAGAGCCGCAGCAAGCGCCTGTTCAATGATCGAACTGGTGGACGCTGTGGCAGTCATCAGCGCCGGGTATTGCTGCAGACGTACAGCCGCGATACCGGTGAGCTGATGCACGATCTGTCAGTACCGATCATGGTCAATGGTCGGCATTGGGGCGGGCTGCGATTGGGCTATCGGCCCGAGGAATAG